A part of Deltaproteobacteria bacterium PRO3 genomic DNA contains:
- a CDS encoding bifunctional riboflavin kinase/FAD synthetase yields MKVYRGSKSFPASAKRPIVALGNFDGVHLAHQKMFKLAVARARKLKGTAVAYTFDPHPVKVLSRASAPAMINTLAQKLELLEKTGVDAAVVEKFEPRFAHLSAEDWFEKVLVKNLHAAGVVVGYDFTFGSHRSGTVETMEKLCAAAGLDCQVLEAQLLGETLISSSRIRTFVAKGEVEIAARLLGRPFFLDGTVIQGAGRGASLGIRTANLKTDNELIPLGGVYACWAELGKKRHPAVANVGLNPTFGGRTLSIEAHLLGFHRDIYGKRLRLHFLKRIRDERSFETVEALVAQIHRDIEAAKRCLAKATRK; encoded by the coding sequence TTGAAGGTCTATCGCGGCTCAAAATCCTTCCCGGCCTCCGCCAAGCGCCCGATCGTGGCGCTCGGCAACTTCGACGGGGTGCACCTCGCCCATCAGAAGATGTTCAAGCTCGCGGTGGCGCGGGCCCGCAAGCTGAAGGGCACGGCCGTGGCCTACACCTTCGACCCGCATCCCGTGAAGGTGCTGTCGCGGGCCTCGGCGCCCGCGATGATCAACACCCTGGCGCAGAAGCTGGAGCTGCTGGAAAAGACGGGGGTCGACGCCGCGGTGGTCGAAAAATTCGAGCCGCGCTTCGCCCACCTCTCGGCGGAGGATTGGTTCGAGAAGGTCTTGGTGAAAAACCTGCACGCCGCCGGCGTGGTCGTCGGCTACGACTTCACCTTCGGCTCCCACCGCAGCGGCACCGTCGAGACCATGGAAAAACTCTGCGCCGCCGCGGGCCTGGACTGCCAAGTCCTCGAGGCCCAACTGCTCGGCGAAACCTTGATCAGCTCCTCGCGGATCCGAACCTTCGTCGCCAAGGGCGAGGTGGAGATCGCCGCGCGGCTGCTGGGCCGCCCCTTCTTCCTCGACGGCACGGTGATCCAGGGCGCCGGCCGCGGCGCCAGCCTCGGCATCCGTACGGCAAATCTCAAGACCGACAACGAACTGATCCCGCTGGGCGGCGTCTACGCCTGTTGGGCCGAGCTTGGGAAAAAACGCCACCCCGCCGTCGCGAACGTCGGACTCAATCCGACCTTCGGCGGCCGCACCCTGAGCATCGAGGCCCACCTACTGGGCTTCCACCGCGATATTTACGGAAAACGGCTCCGCCTGCACTTCCTCAAGCGGATCCGCGACGAGCGGAGCTTCGAGACGGTGGAGGCCCTGGTCGCGCAGATCCACCGGGATATCGAAGCCGCGAAAAGATGCCTCGCCAAGGCTACGCGGAAGTAA